One segment of Alnus glutinosa chromosome 2, dhAlnGlut1.1, whole genome shotgun sequence DNA contains the following:
- the LOC133861655 gene encoding transcription factor bHLH162-like produces the protein MVFFVANLSEEKMNQGSQSTTTSTKIERRLIEKNRRNQMKILYSKLNVLLPNQNSKESLPLPDQVDEAIEHIKSLETKLKKYKERKESLMGRKRSYACTNFEPKANLKSPQIEIREVGSTLEVVLITGKDNHFIFNEVVHILHEEQAEVLNASYSVAGDSIFHIVHAQITGSSMDFGATKVTERLKSLIYGSTSDIELQSDLWDFDYDVQPDSWNF, from the exons ATGGTTTTCTTTGTCGCAAACTTGTCTGAGGAAAAAATGAACCAGGGAAGTCAATCAACAACAACTTCGACCAAAATAGAAAGAAGGCTCATCGAAAAAAATAGGAGAAATCAAATGAAAATCCTCTattccaagctcaatgttctccTCCCAAATCAGAACTccaag GAGTCACTGCCACTACCGGATCAAGTAGATGAAGCAATAGAGCACATCAAAAGCCTGGAGACAAAGCTGAAGAAATATAAGGAGAGGAAGGAGAGCTTAATGGGCAGGAAAAGATCATACGCATGCACAAATTTTGAACCTAAAGCGAACCTAAAATCTCCCCAGATCGAAATTCGAGAAGTGGGTTCCACTCTAGAAGTTGTTTTGATAACTGGGAAAGATAATCACTTCATCTTCAATGAAGTTGTTCACATTCTTCATGAAGAACAAGCTGAGGTCCTGAATGCCAGTTATTCAGTTGCTGGGGACTCAATTTTCCATATAGTGCATGCTCAG ATTACCGGATCTTCCATGGATTTTGGGGCTACAAAAGTAACAGAGAGACTGAAAAGTTTGATTTACGGATCCACGAGCGACATAGAATTACAGTCAGACCTGTGGGACTTCGATTACGATGTCCAACCTGACTCATGGAATTTCTGA